Proteins from a single region of Styela clava chromosome 1, kaStyClav1.hap1.2, whole genome shotgun sequence:
- the LOC120338370 gene encoding progestin and adipoQ receptor family member 3-like, with amino-acid sequence MKTTSTLSFQGFSSVPSLHLRHVRSLIHLFPYEEVPRHMQGNPHITAGYRCYLSARQCLKSMFVLSNELVNIWTHLGMALAWIFLLLYDQLVSLPSAGAGLSDHFVHLTYVLCIQICMVSSAGYHIFNSHTLENVCLRWYAIDLAGIITGVLGCYIPGLHYAFYCFPYIKLLYLVSVAALIGISIFMVTQPLYLSHAWTRYRMSHIITLVLYGIVPSVHWVFISSRREIELFLPNVMTMYLILAIAFSFYLSQFPERFLPGKFNLIGQSHNLWHVLTAFSFIYWRHVALHIMLYRVENECSIDQA; translated from the coding sequence ATGAAGACAACATCTACACTATCATTTCAGGGATTCTCCTCAGTTCCATCTCTTCATCTTCGGCATGTTCGTTCATTAATTCATTTGTTTCCTTATGAAGAGGTTCCAAGACATATGCAAGGCAACCCCCACATAACTGCAGGGTATAGATGTTATTTATCAGCGAGGCAGTGTCTCAAAAGTATGTTTGTTTTATCAAATGAATTGGTAAATATTTGGACGCATTTAGGAATGGCATTAGCATGGATATTCTTGCTATTATATGATCAACTTGTTAGTTTGCCTTCAGCTGGAGCTGGATTATCGGACCATTTTGTTCATTTGACGTATGTCTTGTGTATTCAAATTTGTATGGTTTCATCTGCAGGGTATCATATCTTTAATTCACATACTCTAGAAAATGTATGTTTAAGGTGGTATGCCATTGACTTGGCAGGAATAATTACAGGTGTATTGGGATGTTATATTCCTGGCCTGCATTATGCCTTTTACTGTTTTCCTTATATCAAACTTCTTTACCTTGTATCAGTTGCAGCTTTGATcggtatttcaattttcatggTGACCCAACCCCTTTACCTGAGTCATGCATGGACTAGATATAGAATGTCCCATATAATAACTTTGGTTTTGTATGGAATTGTTCCTTCAGTTCACTGGGTTTTCATCTCTAGTAGGAGAGAAATTGAATTATTTCTACCCAATGTAATGACAATGTACTTAATACTGGCTATTGCGTTTTCATTCTACTTATCTCAATTTCCTGAGCGATTCTTGCCTGGGAAATTCAATCTTATAGGACAAAGTCACAACTTGTGGCATGTCTTGACAGCGTTTAGTTTTATATACTGGCGACATGTAGCCCTACATATAATGCTATATCGTGTGGAAAATGAGTGTTCTATTGACCAAGCGTAA